Genomic DNA from Ictidomys tridecemlineatus isolate mIctTri1 chromosome 6, mIctTri1.hap1, whole genome shotgun sequence:
TCCAGGCAGTATGCCAGGCAGCCACAGGGTATCCGGGCTGGGGCTACAGCATCAGGGTCTACTGGGCTTCACTGGGCCCCCCAGGTATGCCAGCCCAGGTTGGCGTTAACCAGAGGGCAAGAGCCACCTCTATTGCCCTGGGCTCTTGTGAGTCAGCAGGTCAGGGAGGGACCCCTCCACCAGTGCCCAGGGTGCTGGCAGAGTGGGGCCAGGGCAGGAACTTTCCTGACCCTTGGCGGCCCCCACTGAGTCAGCTCCAGGTTGAAGCCCTCACTTGGCACTGGCAGGGTCCAGGCTGCATCCCTGTGGGGTGGCTCACTGTGCCTCCCCCCAGCATTCCATTCATTCCAGGCTGGGCTGCCTCTGGCCTGGCCCCAGCCCGGGAGCAGGAGCAGCCAGCACTTGAgcctctggcctctggcctctgggGCTGAGGAGTACTGCCCAGTGCTGTGCGCCTTTCCTGGCACAGCAAGGTGCTGGCTGGCCATGGAGGCCTGGGGGCGTTGTGGCAGTCCTCTCctgctttcccctctctctccggACCAGCAGCCAGGCCAGAGAGGCCCCTAGACCCGGGCCCTGCCTGGATTGGAACCCTTTTCCTGCCCTGGGGTCCTGACTAAGCTGCACCTTTTCCACCCTGACCACTCCCATCTTGGTGACACCTGGGTCCCCCTGCTCCCTCCACAGCTGCTGTGGAGCACCCGCGCCTGTCCTCTGGCACTTTTCAGCCTCCCTGCCATCTCCAAGCAGCCTGGCAGGCCCCCCTCTGGATGGCCTCCAGGGAATCTTAAGTGGCCTGCTGGTGACCCCCATTTCTCGAGGCCTCTGGGTTATATAGATGTTTGGGGACCCTGGGTGCAGGGTCAGGGTTCTGTGAGAGACAGGAGCTGCCTGGCCAGGGGACCTCTTCTGGGATGGGAGGCTGGCCAAGGTCAGCTCTCTCCCCACCACCCCTGTgatcctggggtgggggggctctGTCAGTAGGGGGGTGCTTCTTCTTCATTTGGTCACTTTCTCAGGAGGTTTGAGAAGGCTTATGGCCAATTGGAACAGAGAGATGCAGAATGGAAACAGAAGGTTATGGCCTGGGCTGCCTGTGGCCTGGCCCTAACCCTGGAGACCTGAGCAAAGGCTTGATAGAAGAGAGGAAGGGTCCTTGGGAACAAACCACCGCATTCCAGCCCGCCCAGTTGCACCGGGGGCCTCCAGGCCATAACCAGATCAGACACCTTCCTGCTCTCCTGAGGACCGACACCGGCTGTGGTGCCTAAGGGCGGGTGTGCAATGGTCAGAGGCAGATCAGTAACTTTCCTGGGTGGACCCAGGGAGGTGGGCCAGGCTGGGTCAGAAGGCCTGGTGGGCGCGTGGGGCAGCTGAACAGGCACGGCAGCCCAGTTCACTTTCAGCTGCCTCATGTGGAGAGCGGGCTGTGGTCCACCTGCTCACGTGTCAGGCTCTGTCAGTCAGCCTGGGCCCATGCCCTGTGACCATCTGTAGTTTCCTGGGGTAGAGGCATGTGTGTGAATGTTCTGggggacatggctttggggaCCAGCCTGCAGGACGCTGAGTGCTGGGAGGTGGAGTCCAGGACCCGACTCCTGTGTGCAGTGGCCAGGCTTAGCCCCACTTGTAGGTTAGACTATGGCAGAGTTTCCTGAGAAGGCTGGGAAATGATTTCCTTCAGCTTCTGCTGGGGCTGTTCCCCCACTCTTTCAAGTCCCCAACCCTCTGGCCTCTGTTCTGGTCAttgggggcaggaaggagggggaaggatCCGAGGCTTCTCtgacccttctctctccccataGGGACCCTGGGAGATGGCACTGCCACTGTGGGCCCTGACCTTCCTGGGGCTGGTGGGCCCGAGTGTGGGCCTGCGGCCCCGCAAGCTGAACGTCTTCTGCAGCGAGATGGAGCTGAACCACCTGGTGGTGGACGAGGCCTCAGGTGTGGTATACGTGGGGGCAGTGAACATGCTCTTCCAGCTGAGTGCGGACCTGCACCTCCAGCAGCAGGCCGTCACAGGCCCCGCCCTGGACAACAAGAAGTGCACACCGCCCATCGAGGCCAGCCAGTGCCACGAGGCAGTGCCCACTGACAATGCCAaccagctgctgctgctggaccTGCCCGGGAAGCGCCTGGTGGAGTGCGGCAGCCTCTTCAAGGGCATCTGTGCCCTGCGTGCCCTAAGCAACATCTCCGTGCTTCTCTTCTACGAGGACGGCAGCGGCGAGAAGTCCTTTGTGGCCAGCAACGACGAGAGTGTGGCCACCGTGGGACTGGTCAGCTCTACAGGCCCTGATGGGGAACGGGTGCTGTTTGTGGGCAAAGGCAACGGGCCCCACGACAATGGCATCATCGTGAGCACCCGCCTACTGGACCGGGCCGAGGGCAGGGAAGCCTTTGAAGCTTACTCGGACCACACCACCTTCAAGGCTGGCTACCTGTCCACCAACACACAGCAGTTTGTGGCGGCCTTTGAGGACGGCCTATATGTCTTCTTTGTCTTCAACCAGCAGGACAAGCACCCAGCCCGAAACCGCACCCTCCTGGCACGCATGTGCAAAGATGACCCCTCCTACTACTCCTACGTGGAGATGGACCTGCAGTGCAGGGACCCCAGCGACCCCCAGGGCCCTGCCTTCGGGGCCTGCCTGGCAGCCTCTGTAGCCACAACAGGTGCCACCGGCAGGGTCCTCTACGCTGTCTTCAGTAGGGACGGCCGGAGCAATGGGGGGCTTGGGGCGGGCCTCTGCCTATTCCCACTGGAGGGAGTCCATGACAAGATGGAGGTCAACCGCGACGCCTGCTACACTGGCACCCGGGAGGCCAGCCGGGACACCTTCTACAAGCCCTTCCACGGCGACATCCAGTGTGGGGGCCACTTGCAGGTGCGTTTCTTTGGTACCTTCAGGGATTTCCACATCCCCTCCTGCTTGGAAGGGGTGTGAGTGCAGTGCATTGTAGCTGGGGTTCAGGTCGGCATGACGCGGTGCCTATGGGTGCTGCATCTCCGTGTGTCCGTGTAGCACCCTGGTGAGTGAGCATAGGACACAGGCGGAAGGTTAGCTTGGATCTCCAGTGGAGAAGGTCCTTAGGGGCAGGAGGGCCGACGCCTACTGATGACACTATGTCTGCAGGGCGCCAGCAAGAGCTTCCTGTGTGGTTCAGAGCACCTGCCGTATCCCCTGGGCAGCCGTGATGGACTCACGGCCACGGCTGTGCTGCAGCGTGGAGGCCTCAATCTGACAGCTGTGACGGTGACCGCTGAGAATGGCCATACTGTTGCTTTCCTGGGCACTTCTGACGGCCGGATCCTCAAGGTGAGGCCCTGGGCCCAGCAAGGAAGGTTCTGTCAGGCTGTCTGTGGGCCAGGGCCTGACCCTCACGGCTGCCCTCGTGCCCAGGTGTACCTGGCCCCTGATGGCACCTCAGAGGAGTACAGCTCCATCCTCGTGGAGATCAACAAGAGGATCAAGCAGGACCTGGTGCTGTCTGGAGATCTGTCCAGTCTATATGCCATGACCCAGGACAAGGTCAGCCTAGGTGCAGCTCCAGGAGGCTGTGGGGCCCAGGCCACTGTGACAGGCCTGGGGTGCCTCTGCTGGTTCTTAGACACAGGGCGCCAGGTTGTGTCCCAGACAGTGCTGCAGCCCAAGACACCATTGATCCAATCCCTGTCACTATGGCCGTCTGCCCTGTGCCCCACCTGCAGCTCCTCTCTggtccttccccaccccatcttAGCAGAGGGGACCTGGTTCAGTGTGTGAGGTATGGAGGGAGACAGGAGCCCCTTACGCCAGCCCTGGGAGTTCCCCAGATGCTCAGGTGCCCCCCAGAGGGAGGAGGTTCAGAGGACCTGAGCTTAGGGAAGCAGTGTAGCCAAGACCTGTCCCATCTGGATCCTGGACCACAGGGCCACCAGCCAGGGTCATCTGGAGCCTAGTCTGCAGCTGCTCCTAACACCTACAGCCTGAGTCCGAGCTGGGTTTTCCAGGCCCAGAGGTGAAGGTGGGGACAGGTTGGTAGTCCCAGGAGCCCAGGGGCTGAGAAAGGCCCTGTGTCTACAGCCGTGTCCCCATGGCCCTGCCACCCCTAGGTTTTCCGGCTCCCAGTACAGGAGTGTCTGAGCTACCCAACCTGCGCACAGTGCCGTGACTCCCAGGACCCCTACTGTGGCTGGTGTGTCGTCGAGGGACGGTGAGCACCTTGGCCTTGCCCTGGAGGGCTGTGAGCTGGGGACAGCCCTGTCCTGGCCAGGACAAGACCTACATGGGGGCCCGAGGGTACTAGGGCTGAAGCCACCCCTTGTCCTCACAGATGCACCAGAAGGGCTGAATGCCCGCGGGCTGAGGAGACCAACCACTGGCTGTGGAGCCGGAACAAGTCCTGTGTAACCGTCACTGATGCCCAGCCGCAGAACATGAGCCGCCGGGCGCAGGGGGAGGTGCGTAGCAGAGGACGGGCCTAGAACTGTTGAACAGTCAGGGGAATCTTTGGGGCTGGGTAGGGCGAGATCCTGTGTACCCAGAGCAGACCCAGGCCCCACCTGGGAGCTGCCAGAGAATGGGCAGGCAGAACCCAGTGCTGGGGGGTGAGGGCCCTGGTGTGAGCTACTGTCCCTTCAGGTGCAGCTGACCGTCAGCCCTCTCCCAGCCCTGACCGAGGAGGATGAAGTGCTGTGTCTCTTTGGTGAAtcaccaccacaccctgcccgTGTGGAGGGCAACGCCGTCATCTGCAACTCCCCAAGCAGCATCCCCAGCACACCAACTGGTCAGGGTGAGGCCCCGCCACAGCTCCTGGGAGCAGATCTCCTCCCCTGTGCATGTGTGCTCTGGTCCACTCACGTCCATCATTGAGCTCACAGGAGCCCCTGCTGGGCAGGCTTCCTGGGTGCAAGTCCAGAGCCTGGGGTAGGATGGTGCTGGGAGGTGGGGTGCAGGTGGCCCCAGGTACCTGTGCTGTCTGCAGTGGACCCCACCCTAAGCAGGAGCACGCCAGCCTGGTCTCTCCCCAGAGCAAGGGGAGCCAGGAAGGCTCCCCTTACCAGAGCACCTGGGCCAGGTTCCAGGCACCCAGGTCTATGCAGGTGACCCTGTCCACTCCCAGCCCAGTACAGCCTGAGATAGGCAGTTCTGTCCCCAAAGGCAAGGGAACTCCTCAGTAGGCCAGGCAGGGCACTGTGCCCTGTCCTTTGAGTTTTGGGGGCAGTGACGTGGGTAGGGACCTGGCAGACCCCTCCTGCCCAGACTCCCAGGAGCCACTGCCCTCCGCGAGAGGGGGCAGCCAGGCCCAGGGGAGAAATGCGAGCTCCAGCCTGGGAGCTGACCTGACCGAGGTCTGGTGGCAGGTGGAAGGCCCAGCTATGCCCTGTGTTCCTGGCTCTGACAGGGGAGACCTCACTCCAGGTCCTTCCCATCTCCTGCTCCTAAGCCCCTCCAGTCTGTGGCCTCCCCCGACacagtgtcccccccccccccccccccccccgctgtcTACAGACCATGTGGCTGTGAGCATCCAGCTCCTCTTCAGACGAGACGATGTCTTCCTCACCTCCCACCAGTACCCCTTCTACGACTGCCGAGAGGCCATGAGGCTCGTGGAAAACCTGCCGTGAGTCTGCTGCCCCGAGAGCGCCTCCCCCAGACCTGGACGCCTCTCATGGCCTTCTGCTGCCCGTAGAGCGCCTCCCCCAGACCTGGACGCCTCTCACGGCCTTCCTCTGCCCGTAGAGCGCCTCCCCCAGACCTGGACGCCTCTCACGGCCTTCCTCTGCCCGTAGAGCGCCTCCCCCAGACCTGGACGCCTCTCACGGCCTTCCTGCCCCTCTCCGCAGGTGCATTTCCTGCGCCAGCAACCGCTGGACCTGCCAGTGGGACCTACGGTACCATGAGTGTCGGGAGGCCTCGCCCAACCCCGAGGAGGGCATCATTCGCGCCCACATGGTGAGGGCCCTGGGGCTGTGGGGGCCTGGCTGCTTGGCTGTGGCTGGGCAGCACCTGACCAGCATTATTCTCTTGTAGGAGGACAACTGCCCACAGTTCCTGAACCCCAGCCCTCTGGTCATCCCTATGAACCACGAGACAGATGTGATTTTCCAGGGCCAGAATCTGGACACAGTCAAGGTGGGGAGACCTGGGCCAGGCAGGAGGGGGTCAGGGGGGCTTGCGTCCCCCCTGGAGCGAGGGCTCCTGGTAATCACAGGGATGTTCAGAGGCTTCTGCCCACATGGGTGGGACTTGAGTCGTCTGGGGCCCCGTGGGTCCTGTTGGGAGAGGGTTGGTCACCAGTCCCAGGAGCACTGAGGCTTGGGGGTTCCCAGGAGGAAGGCCAGGGCAGATGGGCTGGCTGGTCCAGAGCATCCTGACTGGACTCTCTGCAGGGGTCCTCCCTGTATGTGGGCAGCGACCTGCTCAAGTTCGAGGAGCCAGTGACTGTGCAGGAGCCGGGGACCTTCTTCTTTCGGACCCCAAAGGTATGGTTCTAGAACAGGTGGGCCCGGCTCCCCGACCTGCGGGTCCCTGGGAGGCCTTCCTTCCAGGATGGTAAGGGGAGGGGCCTGGACCTGGCCAGGGGCTCGCCACCCCCCGTAGCATGTGGCCATCTCCTTGTCACCAGAGGACACATCCCTTTGCCCTCCCGGGTACACCCagtacactgtgtgtgtgtgtgtgtgtgtgtgtgtgtgtgtgtgtgtgtgcgcgcgcacgcgcaTGCACTTTGTGTCTGACGTCCTCCTACTTCTGGCCTCAGCAGTGAGGGGACCATGTGGCTATGGTATGATCACCCTGGTGACCCATGGGGCCAGAAAGTGCAGTGTCTTCCCATGTGTCCCCTCAGCTATCCCACGATGCCAATGAGACTCTGTCCCTACACCTGTACGTCAAGTCCTACGGCAAGAACATTGACAGCAAGCTCCAAGGTGAGTGTGGCCAGGCGAGGGTGGGAGTGGGCAGTCAGGAGGTCCAGCTGACCACTGCACTTTCCTCCACAGTGACCCTCTACAACTGCTCCTTTGGCCGCAGTGACTGCAGCCTGTGCCTGGCTGCTGACCCTGCCTACAGGTGCGTGTGGTGCGGTGGGCAGAGCCGGTGTGTGTACGGGGCTCTGTGCAGCAATGCCACGTCTGAGTGCCCGCCGCCAGTGATCACTAGGGTGAGTTTTGTTCCAGCCTGGCCTGGGCCCTGtcctcacatccccagcctgccaGAGCCACCAGGTCACTGTGCTCTGCCAATTTCAGATCCAGCCTGAGACCGGTCCCCTGGGTGGGGGCATCCGCGTCACCATCCTCGGGTCCAATTTGGGCATCAAAGCAGATGATGTCAAGAGGATCACTGTGGCTGGACAGAACTGTGCCTTTGAGCCAGAACGTTACTCTGTGTCCACCCGGTAAGTGGGTGGCCCTCCGTCTGGGGCCCCAGGACCCGTGGCTGGGCAGGGGGAGACCTGAGGACTGTGAGGGACCCAGAGCAGGTGGGACGCACTCACAGGTGTGCAGGAGCCCGTGGGTTCTGTTCCGCCAGGATCGTGTGTGTGACCGAGGCTGCAGAGATGTCCTCCACCGGGGGCATTGAGGTGGATGTCAACGGGAAGCTTGGCCACTCACCACCCAGTGTCCAATTTACCTACCAAGTAAGCACCTGGGCCTCTGAGTGCTGGACTCCATTTCCTAGCTGGGAAGGTTGGGGGCTGCTGAACCCGGGCTCCGTCCTGCAGTCTAGCAACAGTCACTGTGGTGGAGGTCCAAGCCTGGGCGCTGTGTCCCCCAGGCCCCGGCACTAACCCCACCCGCCTGTCACTCTTTcaggagccccagcccctgagtgtGGAACCAAGGCAGGGGCCACAAGCAGGCGGGACCACGCTGACCATCAGTGGCACCCACCTGGACACAGGCTCTAAGGAGGACGTGCGGGTGACCCTCAGTGGCGTCCCTTGTGAAGTGTGGGTGTCGCCACAGCTGCCCAGTCTGgttggccctggccctggggacAGGATAGGGGTATCCCACCATGACCATGAGTCTGCCCTGGAGTGCGCAGTGGAACCGCCCAGTGTGCTGACCAGGGCTGGCTGACGCTGACTGGCACCTCCCACACCAGGACCAAGTTTGGGGTACAGCTGCAGTGCGTCACAGGACCCCAGTCCACTCTGGGAGAGGTGGCCCTGGAGATCTCCTACGGGGGCTCCCGCGTGTCCAGCCCTGGAGTCTCCTTCACCTTCCGGGAGAACCCAGTGCTGCGGGCCTTTGAGCCGCTTCGAAGCTTTGTCAGGTGCAGCCCTTCCCCACACTGGCCAGTGCCCCTCCTTTCCCCCACCAGTATAGTGTCCAGCTACCTCCTGGGTGCCCTCTACTGACCTAGCTCAAAGGAATGCGGCAGGGCGGAgcagggtggggcagggctgggcagcagGATCCTCTGGAAaaccccactgcacccagatgGGCTTCCTCCTAGGCAAGCTCGGGCACGGTGCTCTCTGGCCCCGAGTGCCCCTGCCCTGCCTGTGACACGGCTGCATGCCTCCCCTGCATGCCGACCTGTGGTGGGGACACATGGGAGGGGGTGGGGTAGCCTGCAGGGCACCCGCCTCGGCTGCCAGGCGCCTCCTGCTGAAGGCACCACTCCGTCCCCTAGTGGTGGCCGGAGTATCACTGTCACTGGTCAGGGCTTCGGCCTCATCCAGAAGTTTGCCATGGTGGTCATTGCTGAGCCCCTACAGTCCTGGCGGCGTCGGCGGGAGGCTGGACCCCTACAGCCCACGATGGTCAGTCCTGGTGTGGTCAGGGGCTCATTGCCCGGGTTGACTAATGGGGATGTGCCTGTGAGGGGCAGGTCTGCATCTCGTGGCCTGATGGCCTGGCGCTTTTCTACAGGTCACAGGCACTGAGTATGTGTTCTACAACGACACCAGAGTCGTCTTCTTGTCCCCGGCTGTCCCCGAGGAGCCGGAGGCCTACAACCTCACAGCACTGATACAGATGGATGGGCACCGTGCCCTGCTCAGGACCGAGGCCGGTGCCTTCGAGTATGTGGCAGACCCCACCTTTGAGAACTTCACGGGTGGCGTCAAGAAGCAGGTCAACAAGCTCATCCATGCCCAGGTGACGATGGCACAGCCCTGGGGCCCTGGGGTAGGGTCTGGGTTGAGCGCTCCCTCTTGGCCACGCTGACCTCTGCTGCCCTCTCAGGGCACCAATCTGAACAAGGCGATGACGCTGCAGGAGGCCGAGGCTTTTGTGGGTGCTGAGCGCTGCATCATGAAGACCCTCACTGAGACGGACCTGTACTGCGAGCCCCCAGAGGTGCAGCCCCCGCCCAAGCGGCGGCAGAAGCGGGACACCACACACAACCTGCCCGAGTTCATTGTGCGTGAGGCTGGGAGGTCAAGAGGGTGCCTCCCTGGGCTGGTCCAGGGCGACCACGGAGGCCTCGCCTTCCCGCACTGAGCCTGCCTCCCTCGCAGGTGAAGTTCGGCTCCCGCGAGTGGGTGCTGGGCCGGGTGGAGTACGACACGCGTGTGAGTGATGTGCCACTCAGCCTCATCCTGCCGCTGGTCATTGTGCCCATGGTGGTGGTCATTGCCGTGTCTGTCTACTGCTACTGGTAAGCCCCCGGGCAGACGGTAGCACCCCCATGTTCCACACACGGCCTCCGGAGGGGGTCACAGGCACCTAAGTGGCCGAGGACCCTCTGTGCCCTGCAGGAGGAAGAGCCAGCAGGCTGAGCGGGAGTACGAGAAGATCAAATCCCAGCTGGAGGGCCTGGAGGAGAGTGTGCGGGACCGCTGCAAGAAGGAGTTCACAGGTGCGCTGCCTCTCGGGGTGGGCAGCCGGCACGCAGGGCCAAGGGCTGTGTGGCCAGGCCTGCCTCACGCCACCCTCCTGTCCCCCAGACCTGATGATCGAAATGGAGGACCAGACGAACGACGTGCATGAGGCGGGCATCCCCACGCTGGACTACAAGACCTACACCGACCGCGTCTTCTTCCTGCCCTCCAAGGACGGCGACAAGGACGTCATGATCACGGGCAAGCTGGACATCCCTGAGTCGCGGCGGCCTGTCGTGGAGCAGGCCCTGTACCAGTTCTCCAACCTGCTCAACAGCAAGTCCTTCCTCATCAACGTGAGCAGGATTGGGCCAGGGTGGACGGAGGACTGGGTGGGACCGGGTGCCAGACAGAGGTGCCAAGTGGGCTCTGACGGCTGCCCCACAGTTCATCCACACCCTGGAGAGCCAGCGTGAGTTCTCCGCCCGTGCCAAGGTCTACTTTGCATCCCTGCTGACGGTGGCACTGCATGGGAAGCTGGAGTACTACACCGACATCATGCGCACGCTCTTCCTGGAGCTCATGGAGCAGTACGTGGTGGCCAAGAACCCCAAGCTGATGTTGCGCAGGTATGTGGGTGTGAGCGGGGGGCTGGGCCGTGGAGGGTGGCCCAGGGGACAGACACAGCTAGCCTCAACCCCTTGCTGCCCTGTGTTCATGCTGCTgctcctatctcagcctcagGTCGGGGCAGTGAGGATGGTGGCTGGGTGGCCTGTGCTGCCCACAGGCCTGTGCTGTCGGGGACTCGGGGCCTGAATGGGGAGGCCAGGCTGGTGTGAGAGTTGGCGGGGCTGGAAAAGCCATCTGGGCCTTGGGGGTGCCAGCATACTCTGCATCCTCAGGTCTGAGACAGTGGTGGAGAGGATGCTGTCCAACTGGATGTCCATCTGCCTGTACCAGTACCTCAAGGTGGGTCCCCAGGAGTGAAGTGGAGTGGAGTGGTGCCACCCCTCTAGGTGCCCCTCCTGCTCATACAGCCACCTATCTTACTCCAGGACAGTGCTGGTGAGCCCCTGTATAAGCTCTTCAAGGCCATCAAACATCAGGTGGAAAAGGGGCCAGTGGACGCCGTGCAGAAGAAGGCCAAGTACACCCTCAATGACACCGGGCTGCTCGGGGACGACGTGGAGTATGCACCCCTGGTGAGCCGCCCGGGGCCAGCGGGCTGCGGGGACCCTTGGAGGCTGGGCAAAGGAGTATGGACCCCACCCTGCTGCCAACAGGAGCCTCGAGGGCCAGGGCGGGTCAGGGGTTCCCAGGCCAGCACCAAGACCACAGCCTTCCCTGGGTCTGCATCCATGTGGCACATTGTCTGTGCTGGGCATGTGCCAGGTGGCCGACGCATGTCATGCTCAGGAGGACTGTGTTTGGTGGCGTGGGCATGTCCTGACCCCAGGCCAGGTGCTTCAGCACCCCAGCCCACAACAGGGCACATGGGATGGTAAGTGGGTGCATGAACTCCTGTGAGGTCGAGTGGCAAGGTGAGAGTGGGCCGCCCCTGAGCTAACCCCAGACTGCCTGCTAAGCCAGGGGAAGGGCAAAGCCGAGTCCTCCTAGGTGCCCCAGGCAGAGGTGGTGAGAGGGTCTCATCCCCACCCTCTCTTTATCCTGCGTCCCTCTGCAGACGGTGAGCGTGATTGTGCAGGATGAAGGGGTGGATGCTGTCCCAGTCAAGGTCCTCAACTGCGACACCATCTCTCAGGTCAAGGAGAAGATCATCGACCAGGTGTACCGCACacagccctgctcctgctggcCCAAGCCGGACAGTGTGGTCCTGGGTGAGCACCATGGGGCCAAGGGCACAAAGCCCTGGGCTTGCTCTGTGTCCCCAGAAGGGACCTTGCTGGGGGCTTCTGAGTTGGGGGTAGGCAGTCAGCTGGACCATGTCCCCCCACAGAGTGGCGCCCTGGGTCTACAGCCCAGATCTTGTCTGACCTGGACCTGACCTCCCAGCGGGATGGCCGGTGGAAACGCATCAACACCCTGATGCACTACAACGTGAGTTTGGGCAGCGAGCCCAGGCagtggggtgggctggggtcCCCAGTGCCAGGGACTCGCGGCCCACCCTCAGGACTCTGTCTTCAGGTTCGCGATGGAGCCACCCTCATCCTGTCTAAGGTGGGGGTCTCCCAGCAGCCAGAGGACAGCCAGCAAGACCTACCCGGGGAACGTGAGTGTGGGCCTCCTGCCCACCCCAGGTCCCATGTCCTCCCTGTGTGGCCACCTGGGGAGCTGCTAGGTGCACAGGGGACGGGTCAGTCCTCAGCTCCCCACTCCTTACAGGCCATGCCCTCCTGGAGGAGGAGAACCGGGTGTGGCACCTTGTGCGCCCGACAGACGAGGTGGATGAGGGCAAGTCCAAGCGAGGCAGCATGAAGGAGAAAGAGCGAACCAAGGCCATCACCGAGATCTACCTGACGCGGCTGCTCTCTGTCAAGGTGGGAGGTGGGCAAGTTGCGCATGTGCACATGCACCCTAGCGCTGCCACTCGAGGGTCACGCCGAGCCCCTCCCTCCAGGGAACACTGCAGCAGTTCGTGGACAACTTCTTCCAGAGCGTGCTGGCCCCTGGTCACGCGGTGCCACCGGCCGTCAAGTA
This window encodes:
- the Plxnb2 gene encoding plexin-B2; this encodes MALPLWALTFLGLVGPSVGLRPRKLNVFCSEMELNHLVVDEASGVVYVGAVNMLFQLSADLHLQQQAVTGPALDNKKCTPPIEASQCHEAVPTDNANQLLLLDLPGKRLVECGSLFKGICALRALSNISVLLFYEDGSGEKSFVASNDESVATVGLVSSTGPDGERVLFVGKGNGPHDNGIIVSTRLLDRAEGREAFEAYSDHTTFKAGYLSTNTQQFVAAFEDGLYVFFVFNQQDKHPARNRTLLARMCKDDPSYYSYVEMDLQCRDPSDPQGPAFGACLAASVATTGATGRVLYAVFSRDGRSNGGLGAGLCLFPLEGVHDKMEVNRDACYTGTREASRDTFYKPFHGDIQCGGHLQGASKSFLCGSEHLPYPLGSRDGLTATAVLQRGGLNLTAVTVTAENGHTVAFLGTSDGRILKVYLAPDGTSEEYSSILVEINKRIKQDLVLSGDLSSLYAMTQDKVFRLPVQECLSYPTCAQCRDSQDPYCGWCVVEGRCTRRAECPRAEETNHWLWSRNKSCVTVTDAQPQNMSRRAQGEVQLTVSPLPALTEEDEVLCLFGESPPHPARVEGNAVICNSPSSIPSTPTGQDHVAVSIQLLFRRDDVFLTSHQYPFYDCREAMRLVENLPCISCASNRWTCQWDLRYHECREASPNPEEGIIRAHMEDNCPQFLNPSPLVIPMNHETDVIFQGQNLDTVKGSSLYVGSDLLKFEEPVTVQEPGTFFFRTPKLSHDANETLSLHLYVKSYGKNIDSKLQVTLYNCSFGRSDCSLCLAADPAYRCVWCGGQSRCVYGALCSNATSECPPPVITRIQPETGPLGGGIRVTILGSNLGIKADDVKRITVAGQNCAFEPERYSVSTRIVCVTEAAEMSSTGGIEVDVNGKLGHSPPSVQFTYQEPQPLSVEPRQGPQAGGTTLTISGTHLDTGSKEDVRVTLSGVPCEVTKFGVQLQCVTGPQSTLGEVALEISYGGSRVSSPGVSFTFRENPVLRAFEPLRSFVSGGRSITVTGQGFGLIQKFAMVVIAEPLQSWRRRREAGPLQPTMVTGTEYVFYNDTRVVFLSPAVPEEPEAYNLTALIQMDGHRALLRTEAGAFEYVADPTFENFTGGVKKQVNKLIHAQGTNLNKAMTLQEAEAFVGAERCIMKTLTETDLYCEPPEVQPPPKRRQKRDTTHNLPEFIVKFGSREWVLGRVEYDTRVSDVPLSLILPLVIVPMVVVIAVSVYCYWRKSQQAEREYEKIKSQLEGLEESVRDRCKKEFTDLMIEMEDQTNDVHEAGIPTLDYKTYTDRVFFLPSKDGDKDVMITGKLDIPESRRPVVEQALYQFSNLLNSKSFLINFIHTLESQREFSARAKVYFASLLTVALHGKLEYYTDIMRTLFLELMEQYVVAKNPKLMLRRSETVVERMLSNWMSICLYQYLKDSAGEPLYKLFKAIKHQVEKGPVDAVQKKAKYTLNDTGLLGDDVEYAPLTVSVIVQDEGVDAVPVKVLNCDTISQVKEKIIDQVYRTQPCSCWPKPDSVVLEWRPGSTAQILSDLDLTSQRDGRWKRINTLMHYNVRDGATLILSKVGVSQQPEDSQQDLPGERHALLEEENRVWHLVRPTDEVDEGKSKRGSMKEKERTKAITEIYLTRLLSVKGTLQQFVDNFFQSVLAPGHAVPPAVKYFFDFLDEQAEKHDIKDEDTIHIWKTNSLPLRFWVNILKNPHFIFDVHVHEVVDASLSVIAQTFMDACTRTEHKLSRDSPSNKLLYAKEISTYKKMVEDYYKGIRQMVQVSDQDMNTHLAEISRAHTDSLNTLVALHQLYQYTQKYYDEIINALEEDPAAQKMQLAFRLQQIAAALENKVTDL